A stretch of Mastomys coucha isolate ucsf_1 unplaced genomic scaffold, UCSF_Mcou_1 pScaffold1, whole genome shotgun sequence DNA encodes these proteins:
- the CUNH1orf116 gene encoding specifically androgen-regulated gene protein, with protein MSSETESHKATEKGWTEGPQQPQRPPAQSSRNTGAEEPPLPSGIKPNTQQAPLTASKPRRLPPNIVLKSSRSSFHSHPQNWLSNHTEAPDSGPVSSLQGQRKARREALEKLGLPQDQDDPSLLVNKHTSTLKIKEAQAQTPSQARTPAQPASQALVSGTASAAGKNSPVKAVASVDSRSKGWIPTQETPPGKVTAAKSMPIPIPKASKENSSLAQPKPDPRLTLQESSIPGLRQMNFKSNTLERSGVGLSSYLSAAKKDPSCQTSTSLGKSPFMDKVSPSVFRNSRPRPASLGMGKDFAKIQGGNLVDLEQDRCSPQPSFKGQSHDKLPRPACVSVKISPKGIPDGHRREALKKLGLLKE; from the coding sequence ATGTCTTCTGAAACCGAGTCCCATAAAGCCACTGAGAAAGGCTGGACAGAGGGGCCACAGCAACCACAGCGGCCTCCTGCCCAGTCATCTCGGAACACAGGGGCTGAAGAACCTCCCCTACCTTCAGGGATCAAGCCAAACACTCAGCAGGCTCCCCTCACAGCCTCCAAGCCCCGTAGGCTGCCACCTAATATCGTCCTGAAGAGCAGCCGCAGCAGTTTCCACAGCCACCCCCAGAACTGGTTGTCAAATCACACTGAGGCTCCAGACTCCGGCCCTGTCTCCTCTTTACAAGGACAAAGGAAAGCCCGCAGAGAGGCCCTGGAGAAGCTAGGCCTACCCCAGGACCAAGATGACCCCAGTCTACTTGTAAATAAACACACCAGTACCCTCAAAATCAAGGAGGCTCAGGCTCAGACCCCGTCCCAGGCCCGGACTCCTGCCCAGCCAGCATCTCAAGCTCTCGTCTCGGGAACTGCTTCTGCAGCGGGGAAAAATTCCCCAGTGAAGGCTGTCGCTTCTGTGGACTCTCGAAGCAAGGGTTGGATTCCTACCCAGGAAACCCCTCCAGGAAAGGTTACAGCTGCCAAATCTATGCCCATTCCTATCCCCAAGGCCTCAAAGGAAAACAGTTCCCTGGCACAGCCCAAGCCCGACCCACGGCTGACCCTCCAGGAAAGCAGCATCCCTGGCCTGAGACAGATGAACTTCAAGTCCAACACTCTGGAGCGTTCGGGCGTGGGGCTGAGCAGCTATCTCTCCGCGGCCAAGAAAGACCCCAGCTGCCAAACCAGCACGTCTCTGGGAAAGAGCCCCTTCATGGACAAGGTTTCACCCAGTGTCTTTCGTAACTCCCGGCCCCGGCCTGCCTCCTTGGGCATGGGAAAGGATTTTGCAAAAATCCAGGGGGGCAACCTGGTTGACCTGGAGCAGGACCGGTGCTCCCCGCAGCCATCGTTCAAAGGACAGAGCCATGACAAGCTTCCTCGCCCCGCCTGTGTCAGTGTCAAGATATCCCCAAAGGGCATTCCTGATGGGCACAGGAGGGAGGCCCTGAAGAAGCTAGGTCTGCTGAAGGAGTAA